ACATTGTCTCTCACACCACCCCCGGTATAGTCGCTGGGACTATTCCTATTCATTATGTGTCGATATTTCTCACCGATATAGAACATTATATGGATCTTTGACAATTGACTTAATAACGGTAGTTGCGTGTTGATGTGATATGGCAAAACAATCGTGGCCATCCACATAACATAgtctttttttattttgtgtGCGTGTCGAATTGGCATTCCCTCTCTGTAGAGTTTAGGTCTGTCGGCACCGTGTCGGCATTTCCAGTGTCTTTAATGGTTTAATCAAACTCTAAACAAACAAGCAATTTTCCCAAGTACTCAAGTTGGGAAATAACACATCTGTGTTTTAGTTTATATAGTCTAATTCGTTCAAATTTGCTGAATAATTTGCAtcttttttaaacaaatcaattAGCAAGTGTAATAAGACAGATATGACAGGTTCCTTCAAAATAATCAGAGCGTGCCACGAATCTCACGATAAAGAAGAGGATCAAGAATATCTGCGGCCAATAAATTTCCAATACGCTTGACAGTTGAGAGAGACGGTTGTCATTCCCATATCTCACAGCTCAGAGTCTCTTGATTTATTATGAACCATagcctatttaaaaaaaaatatatatatatttcaccttttatttaattaaccaggtaggccagttgagaacaagttctcatttacaactgcgacatggccaagataaagtaaagcagtgcgacacaaacaacaacacagagttacacatggaataaacaaacatacagtcaataacacaatagaaaaaatgaaaaaaagtctatatacagtgtgtgcaaatgtcgaggaggtaagacaataaatagggcatagtagcaaagtaattacaatgcagcaaattaacactggagtgatagaggtgcagatgatgatgtgcaagtagaaatactggtgtgcaaaagagcaaaaaaagtaaataaaaacaatatggggatgaggtaggtagattggatgggctatttacagataggctgtgtacagctgcagcgatcagttagctgctcagatactgtaagtcgctctggataagagcgtctgctaaatgactaaaatgtaaatgtaaaatgtagatagctgatgtttaaagttagtgagagagatataagtttccaacttcagcgatttttgcaattcgttccagtcattggcagcagagaaaggaaagaaaaggcagccaaaggaggtgttggctttggggatgaccagtgagatatacctgttggagcgcgtgctacgtgtgggtgttgttatcatgaccagtgagctgagataaggccgagctttacctagcaaagacttatagatgacctggagccagtgggtctggcgacgaatatgtagggagggccagccgacaagagcatacaggtcgcagtggtgggtggtgtatggggctttggtgacaaaacgaatggcactgtgatagactacatccagtttgcggagtagagtgttggaggctattttgtaaatgccaTCCCCGAAGTCGACGATCGGCCTATAGGCTACTAATGTCAGTTACCTGAATGGTTTTAGTGTCCTTTGCTCAACACATCCGTCTTGACCACACTCCTTATCCATAACCTCATTTTGACAAAGAGAGAATATTTTGTCAGGTTTCCAGATAGTGGGTTTGGGCGAGGGGTGTagtctgttctgtgtgtgttgtcagtaggTGTGGGGGTGATGTTCAGAGTTGTCTTGAGTGATAGTAGGCTATCTGCTAATCAATTGAGCCCAATACAGCAGGGGGAGCCACTGGTTGACACACACTTGAGGGAACAGACTTTGGTCCGTGGCAGAGAACTGAATGGTAGTTGTAACAAAATACCACCAGAATATGCTTTTGTGCAACTTCCATGTTCTTGTATTGTTTGTCAAAACAACGCACTATGTGGTTTTGCATGTAGGGTTTATTGCAAATGCATACAGGGTGCCATAGCAAACCTCTTTACACAGAATAATAGGCACTAAAGAAACTGAGGCAATTCTCTTTTGGTGAAGAAATGAAAAAGCATCCTCAGAACCTGGCATGTTGACAAATccaaggagagaagaagagactggCTCCGTCTTTCTTCATCCAAGGCTGTCATTACCCATTTGCGGCAGACTCTCATTTGGAAGTgtatagtggtgtggtagtaGCCTAACCCTGTATTACAGTATTGATGGAGAGTTCTAAAAGGGTTCACGAGGCTACTTACATTTCAGCAGTATTTTGATAACACTTTGACCGCCATATCGCTGAAGGCTGTGTGATGCTGTGaattaaccaaacatagagattGTTGTCTGCTCTGCTAGCCAAGGGCCTGAGGAGAATCCTAGCATGAATCTCTGCCAGTACTGAAGGGATCCTCAAGTTTGATCTTGCAGCAATGTTGTAGAGAAGCTTTTCACTGTTTTTCTTCCCTTCTTTTTATTTTACAAATCTTTTTTTACAAATCTCATTAGAAGTGTAGACCTATTCATTATGAGCAAGTCTCTAGACCAAGCGTCAGACTTGTCATTTAAACCTGTTTGTCATATTTGCAAGTCTAGACTTTGTTGTCTCGGCTACTCTGCATGGTATAGTCTCAAGCCATTGGACTGTATGAGGGACCAAGCTAGCCACAGGTCCGCTGGGTTGAGgtcggagagagatggagactgcCTCTCGCTCAACCCTGTCTGCCAAACCCCCCATTTTGGTACATTTAGCCAACGAGTCTCCTAACCACAGCCAACTGTGTGGTTTGATCACTATGATGAGCTGAGCGATTTGTCTAAATCAGCACTGGGCTTCACAACCACAGACTGAGAAGAGCTCTGCTAGCTTTCTGTTCCACATAGATCTCCTCTACAGACTGTGCTCTGCTCTGGCTGGACCAGCCAGCATGGCCTTTATTTATAGAAGGGTAGTTATTATGGATTAGAAAGGTTGTCTTTAATGGTAATTATTGTTCTGACCAAATGACCAAGTACATTTACAGAATGGTAAAGTTTCTCTATGGTCCTGCCTGAGGCGAGGTCATCTCATTAGTACAGAGACAGACATGTTTAGAATCCACATTGATTTGAAGGGAAAGATCCCAATTTGTCAATATCAATACAGTAGTCAATGGAAGTCTTAGCAGAGCAATAtgcttaactctctctctcttctccctctaggCAGGTCTTAGCAGATTTCTGCCGAAtggatgatgaggaggatgatgtgtTTGTGCCAGACTCCTCCCACTGCTGGCGCACAGCCTTCAGGGAAATAAAGTACGAGGACAGAGGCACCCAGACACCCAGCCCTGCTCTGGCACTGCCCAACGACATGCTGCCCTGTGGGGTGGAACAGGAGCCCAGACCACTCTTCTACGGTGAGGcctacaaacacacgcacacaaacaaacacagtgTGAGAAATAGGTAAGAGTGGAACTCTGCTGTAGTCAGCTCCTGGCGCCTGATAGTCCTAGCCACAGAAGCTTTTATGACCTGTGTGTAGTGTACCCAGCTGCTTTCCCATTCAGATGGCGCCACATCAGGTTATTTAGCTTGGCCCTGTGCAGACGTGACGACAGGCCATACCTGTATAACTGACCCTTTACTAGGACACGGTGGCGCTATCTGTCAGTGATGCCCTCTTTGTCCTGGCACGCTACAGATAACGCTGGTAATTGAAAAGATTACTGTGTGTAAACTTTGGAGTGTTATGAGTTGCAGGGATTATGAAATTGACCTGACCAGTATCTATGGCCTTTTTCCTACAGGCAACGCAGGCTTTCGATTGCACTTTCCAGCGCGGTTTGAGCAGGTTGGAGACCAGGGGCCTCAGGAGCAGcatcagggggagagagggaggatggaacGGCTTCAACAGCAGCCACACCAGCCAGTACAAAGCATGGAGGTCTGCATTGGACAGAAACTCCAACTCATCGGAGACCAGTTCTACCAAGAACACCTTCAACTGGTGAGGATACCCACTGTGACTGACTGCACAACACAGCTAAAGCCCACTGGATAGGCCTACTGTACTCAGGGGCCTACAGAGAGAGTGAGCACCAGAAGTTGCTTCTTTAGGGGCATCCGTTGTAGTCATGTCTAAGTGTCCCATGTTTGTTTTGGCCAGTGAACATGAATTAGCCCATTGTTCTGACCTCTCGTTCTACCCCTCCAAGACACAGCTTAACCAGGGCAGCCCCTCCCCCACCCAGCTTCCTGTTTatttgtctctgcctctctccccccatTTCCTCCCTATGCTGCCACGGTGCCACAGGGGACGTGAAGGAGTCCACCACAGACATTATGGTCAGGGTGACATTGCTAGTTACTGTGCTGAATACTATGAAGAGCTCAGACTGTGACTCTCTtgacatcagtggaggctggtgggaggagctaaagGAGGACATGCTCAttttaatggctggaatggaattaatggaacagagtcaaacatgtggaTTCCATATATTTGGtgtgtttgatactgttccatttaTTACATTcctgccattacaatgagcctgtcctcctatagctcctcccgcCAGCCTCCTCTGCTTGACATACTATACGTTTGGTTGTATTGGTGGTAGAACTGTGGATCTTTGAGATTTTCTCTCTGCAGAGCACCAATGGCACGTTTTGAGGAGAAGGAAACACTAAGAGAGTCATCAAGCATAAAAAACTAAaggcacacacttacacacataaacacactcaacacactctcacacagatAAAAAGCAGAAGTGGCCGGGACTAGGTAAACATGTTGTAACCCGAAGCTTGGCGCATGAGCCCGGGGGAACAGATGTGGTTAGGGAGTCTCCAGCCAGTCCTGCAGATCAGTTGCCCCCACCACCCACAAGAGACTCACAA
This Salvelinus fontinalis isolate EN_2023a chromosome 16, ASM2944872v1, whole genome shotgun sequence DNA region includes the following protein-coding sequences:
- the LOC129812842 gene encoding bcl-2-modifying factor-like, whose amino-acid sequence is MDDEEDDVFVPDSSHCWRTAFREIKYEDRGTQTPSPALALPNDMLPCGVEQEPRPLFYGNAGFRLHFPARFEQVGDQGPQEQHQGERGRMERLQQQPHQPVQSMEVCIGQKLQLIGDQFYQEHLQLYHRNQRNMRPLWWRLASALLILLFEQEAIAGRGRAGWR